In Rattus rattus isolate New Zealand chromosome 9, Rrattus_CSIRO_v1, whole genome shotgun sequence, a genomic segment contains:
- the Ccr7 gene encoding C-C chemokine receptor type 7 gives MDLGKPTKNVLVVALLVIFQVCFCQDEVTDDYIGENTTVDYTLYESVCFKKDVRNFKAWFLPLMYSVICFVGLLGNGLVVLTYIYFKRLKTMTDTYLLNLAVADILFLMILPFWAYSEAKSWIFGAYLCKSIFGIYKLSFFSGMLLLLCISIDRYVAIVQAVSAHRHRARVLLISKLSCIGIWMLAFFLSIPELLYSGLQKNSGEDTWRCSLVSAQVEALIAIQVAQMVVGFVLPMLAMSFCYLVIIRTLLQARNFERNKAIKVIIAVVVVFVVFQLPYNGVVLAQTVANFNITNSSCEVSKQLNIAYDVTYSLASVRCCVNPFLYAFIGVKFRSDLFKLFKDLGCLSQERLRQWSSCRHVRHTSVSMEAETTTTFSP, from the exons ATGGACCTGG GGAAGCCCACGAAAAACGTGCTGGTGGTGGCTCTCCTGGTCATTTTCCAG GTGTGCTTCTGCCAAGATGAGGTCACAGACGACTACATCGGCGAGAACACCACCGTGGACTACACCCTGTATGAGTCCGTGTGCTTCAAGAAGGATGTGCGGAACTTTAAGGCCTGGTTCCTCCCTCTCATGTACTCAGTCATTTGCTTCGTGGGCCTGCTAGGTAATGGGCTGGTGGTGCTGACCTATATCTATTTCAAGAGGCTGAAGACCATGACGGATACCTACCTGCTCAACCTGGCCGTGGCAGACATCCTCTTCCTCATGATCCTTCCCTTCTGGGCCTACAGCGAAGCCAAGTCCTGGATCTTTGGTGCCTACCTGTGTAAGAGCATCTTTGGCATCTACAAATTAAGCTTCTTCAGTGGGATGTTGCTGCTCCTGTGTATCAGCattgaccgctatgtggccatcgtCCAGGCCGTGTCAGCCCACCGGCACCGCGCCCGCGTGCTTCTCATCAGCAAGCTGTCCTGTATAGGCATCTGGATGCTGGCCTTTTTCCTTTCTATCCCGGAGCTGCTCTACAGCGGCCTCCAGAAGAACAGCGGCGAGGACACGTGGAGATGCTCCCTGGTCAGTGCCCAAGTGGAGGCCTTGATCGCCATCCAAGTGGCCCAGATGGTTGTTGGGTTTGTACTGCCTATGCTGGCTATGAGTTTCTGCTACCTGGTTATCATCCGCACCCTGCTCCAGGCGCGAAACTTCGAGCGGAACAAGGCTATCAAGGTGATCATCGCTGTGGTCGTAGTGTTCGTCGTCTTCCAGCTGCCCTACAATGGGGTGGTCCTGGCCCAGACCGTGGCCAATTTCAACATCACCAATAGCAGCTGCGAAGTCAGCAAGCAGCTCAACATTGCCTATGACGTCACCTACAGCCTGGCCTCCGTCCGCTGCTGTGTCAACCCTTTCTTGTATGCCTTCATCGGCGTCAAGTTCCGCAGCGacctcttcaagctcttcaaggACTTGGGCTGCCTCAGCCAGGAACGTCTCCGGCAGTGGTCTTCCTGCCGCCATGTACGGCACACGTCCGTGAGCATGGAGGCGGAGACGACCACCACCTTCTCCCCGTAG